A region of Sugiyamaella lignohabitans strain CBS 10342 chromosome A, complete sequence DNA encodes the following proteins:
- the UGA4 gene encoding Uga4p (GABA (gamma-aminobutyrate) permease; serves as a GABA transport protein involved in the utilization of GABA as a nitrogen source; catalyzes the transport of putrescine and delta-aminolevulinic acid (ALA); localized to the vacuolar membrane; GO_component: GO:0000329 - fungal-type vacuole membrane [Evidence IDA] [PMID 14985124]; GO_component: GO:0016021 - integral component of membrane [Evidence IEA,IEA]; GO_component: GO:0016021 - integral component of membrane [Evidence ISM] [PMID 12192589]; GO_component: GO:0016020 - membrane [Evidence IEA,IEA]; GO_component: GO:0005774 - vacuolar membrane [Evidence IEA]; GO_component: GO:0005773 - vacuole [Evidence IEA]; GO_function: GO:0015171 - amino acid transmembrane transporter activity [Evidence IEA]; GO_function: GO:0015495 - gamma-aminobutyric acid:proton symporter activity [Evidence IGI] [PMID 8455553]; GO_function: GO:0015489 - putrescine transmembrane transporter activity [Evidence IGI] [PMID 14985124]; GO_process: GO:0003333 - amino acid transmembrane transport [Evidence IEA]; GO_process: GO:0006865 - amino acid transport [Evidence IEA]; GO_process: GO:0015812 - gamma-aminobutyric acid transport [Evidence IGI] [PMID 14985124]; GO_process: GO:0015812 - gamma-aminobutyric acid transport [Evidence IEP,IGI] [PMID 8455553]; GO_process: GO:0015847 - putrescine transport [Evidence IGI] [PMID 14985124]; GO_process: GO:0055085 - transmembrane transport [Evidence IEA]; GO_process: GO:0055085 - transmembrane transport [Evidence IGI] [PMID 8455553]; GO_process: GO:0006810 - transport [Evidence IEA]): MAEMGSALPTSGGLYWWTYKFAPEVAKRPLCFLAGYANTLGLVGGLVSIDYGFASMVLSVPAIADPSFAPNKYQTYGVFAACILSHIVIGSIATRVMSRLQTFCIVINMLVIVITVIAVPIGAKNHDALQSGHHVFTDTTNLTDWPYAWTWFLSWMSAIWTIGAFDSCVHLSEEATNAATAVPFGIILSISMCGVLGFAILAVLFASIKDVQAVLATTTGQPMAQIYLDTLGKKWTIAMMVLLFIVQWFMGLSIIVAASRQTWAFSRDGALPLSKYIRELNHKLQVPVRAVIFDGILGLILGLLVLIDGAAAQALFSLGPASNGLAWGLPIFCRHVWFEKDAFVPGPFYLGHFWSRVNGLFASVYLIFVVFVLSMFPAGGPDPTASVMNYTCVINGFVWGGCLVYYFVSARNWFEGPKQTLKAEEIEGVDLIATHSTAHPVHSVRPLKT, translated from the coding sequence ATGGCTGAAATGGGAAGTGCACTCCCTACATCTGGTGGCCTTTATTGGTGGACTTACAAATTTGCTCCCGAGGTAGCAAAAAGACCCCTCTGTTTCTTGGCCGGATACGCCAATACTTTGGGTTTGGTTGGTGGTCTTGTGTCGATTGATTATGGATTCGCATCCATGGTATTATCTGTCcctgctattgctgatCCCAGCTTTGCTCccaataaatatcaaaccTATGGTGTGTTCGCTGCGTGTATTTTGTCTCATATTGTGATAGGATCCATTGCTACTAGAGTCATGTCGAGATTACAAACTTTTTGTATCGTCATTAATATGTTGGTCATTGTTATCACAGTAATTGCTGTTCCTATTGGTGCTAAGAATCATGACGCTCTTCAGTCTGGTCACCATGTGTTTACTGATACCACTAACTTGACCGACTGGCCATATGCGTGGACTTGGTTTTTGTCTTGGATGTCTGCTATTTGGACCATTGGTGCTTTCGACAGTTGCGTCCATCTTTCAGAGGAGGCTaccaatgctgctactgctgtgCCTTTTGGTATTATTCTCTCAATCTCCATGTGTGGTGTTTTGGGTTTCGCTATTTTGGCCGTCCTCTTCGCCAGTATTAAGGATGTTCAGGCCGTCCTTGCTACCACCACTGGCCAGCCAATGGCTCAGATTTACCTTGACACTCTAGGAAAGAAGTGGACTATCGCCATGATGGTCTTGTTGTTTATTGTTCAGTGGTTCATGGGTCTTTCTATTATCGTTGCTGCCAGTCGTCAAACTTGGGCTTTCAGTCGTGATGGAGCCTTGCCACTTTCCAAGTACATTCGTGAACTCAACCACAAACTCCAGGTACCTGTTAGAGCTGTAATTTTTGATGGTATTCTTGGTTTAATCCTTGGTCTTTTGGTATTAATTgacggtgctgctgcccagGCCCTCTTTTCACTTGGTCCTGCTTCGAATGGTTTGGCCTGGGGACTCCCTATCTTCTGTCGACACGTTTGGTTTGAAAAGGACGCTTTTGTTCCTGGTCCATTCTACTTGGGTCACTTCTGGTCTAGAGTAAATGGACTCTTTGCCAGTGTCTATTTGATCTTCGTCGTTTTTGTCTTATCAATGTTCCCTGCTGGTGGTCCAGATCCCACTGCTTCAGTTATGAACTATACATGTGTTATCAACGGATTCGTGTGGGGAGGCTGTCTAGTGTATTACTTTGTTTCCGCCAGAAACTGGTTTGAGGGACCCAAGCAGACCCTTAAAGCCGAAGAGATCGAAGGAGTGGATCTTATTGCAACACATTCTACTGCTCATCCTGTTCACTCTGTTCGCCCTCTTAAAACTTAA
- a CDS encoding Pdp3p, whose product MSEELPDSSTYGPGVMVLAKMKGYSPWPGLIVENDYVPSNVLALKPSKKQVWPVRFFNDTQYMWASSGELSLLTKEAVTKYLGSAKAKKDKKPLVEAYRFAETEPTLEDIVAADEAVAQAQAEKLAKKTKKKAGAASNGGSETGETAKTSSKSGAKKDSQTSTSSTKTATNGESESSTASVKKRKSAVEGDSALSSTDAKKAKLVESKINAANTAKKPSTPKTVSTSTKSTSTPSSKELSKNSEARGKLTFLIRHKLQKGFLGKEPPQDSDMPALSEYLRKLEEIPNLELSVVRQTKVNKVLKAILNLPAEKIPLESKFNFQGRSLALLDKWTSMAGETGAFARTNGSKSESKESSVVPENSSTVKDETKTETKQDNAKSATEANGSKDVKEESKLETKVDTKDVVATGEATKKEAGEPSVETKQENNDGHSQTEPVAINEEKSSELVTSQG is encoded by the coding sequence ATGTCTGAAGAATTGCCAGATTCATCCACCTATGGCCCGGGTGTCATGGTATTGGCTAAAATGAAGGGCTATTCTCCATGGCCGGGTCTCATTGTTGAGAATGACTATGTTCCAAGTAATGTGTTGGCACTCAAGCCTTCGAAAAAACAGGTCTGGCCCGTAAGGTTTTTCAATGACACTCAGTATATGTGGGCTTCTAGTGGCGAGCTTAGTTTGTTGACCAAAGAAGCTGTCACAAAGTACCTTGGGTCTGCTAAGGCTAAGAAGGATAAGAAGCCTCTAGTTGAGGCATACCGATTTGCCGAGACCGAGCCTACTTTAGAAGATATTGTTGCAGCTGATGAGGCAGTAGCTCAAGCTCAGGCTGAGAAACTGGCcaagaagaccaagaaaaaggccGGTGCTGCCAGCAATGGTGGATCGGAGACTGGTGAGACTGCCAAGACAAGTTCGAAATCGGGTGCCAAAAAGGATTCACAgacttcaacttcaagtACGAAGACGGCAACTAATGGAGAATCAGAGTCGTCGACTGCATCGgtgaaaaagagaaaatcCGCTGTAGAGGGCGATTCCGCGTTGTCATCAACAGACGCCAAAAAGGCTAAACTAGTCGAGTCCAAGAtcaatgctgctaataCCGCTAAGAAACCATCCACCCCAAAGACAGTATCTACATCAACTAAATCTACTTCCACACCGTCTTCGAAAGAACTGTCTAAAAATTCAGAAGCACGTGGTAAGCTCACTTTCTTGATTCGCCACAAACTACAAAAGGGCTTTCTTGGGAAGGAGCCTCCTCAAGATAGCGATATGCCCGCGCTATCAGAATATCTACGCAAGTTAGAAGAAATCCCCAACTTAGAATTGTCAGTAGTACGCCAAACCAAGGTCAATAAGGTTCTCAAGGCCATTTTAAATCTCCCTGCAGAAAAGATTCCTCTGGAATCCAAGTTCAATTTCCAGGGCAGATCTCTCGCTCTCTTAGATAAATGGACAAGCATGGCTGGTGAGACTGGTGCTTTCGCCAGAACCAATGGTTCCAAGAGCGAGAGCAAGGAGTCATCGGTTGTACCTGAAAATAGTTCCACTGTCAAGGACGAGACAAAAACAGAGACTAAGCAGGACAACGCCAAGTCTGCTACTGAAGCAAATGGCAGCAAAGACGTTAAAGAAGAATCCAAGTTAGAAACAAAGGTGGACACTAAGGACGTAGTCGCAACAGGGGAGGCTACTAAAAAGGAGGCTGGCGAACCCAGTGTcgaaacaaaacaagaaaacaacGACGGCCATTCCCAGACCGAACCTGTCGCTATCAACGAAGAAAAGTCGTCCGAGCTGGTGACGTCGCAGGGCTGA
- the MCM1 gene encoding transcription factor MCM1 — protein sequence MSENSLVDAGLPNDPNVAQQQGSGSAANVSSGGFKRERGIDDDEDDEDGGKQGRERRKIEIKFIQDKSRRHITFSKRKAGIMKKAYELSVLTGTQVLLLVVSETGLVYTFTTPKLQPLVTKPEGKNLIQACLNAPEDPQQNGQQQQQQAAQQAAAQQVAAQQVQQQQQQPQQLPPHQQQQLNDPASLGGLAPHAQGGLDDHSHLAGRGGVPGQAGGLAAAGGMYMSPEQAAAYNQYLGLPHQQQTQRGYLPQHPHLQSRPQ from the coding sequence ATGTCGGAAAACTCTCTTGTCGATGCTGGATTACCCAACGATCCTAACGTGGCACAACAACAAGGCTCAGGTTCTGCAGCTAATGTGTCGAGCGGTGGATTTAAACGCGAACGTGgaattgatgatgacgaagatgacgaagacggAGGAAAGCAAGGCCGTGAACGCCGAAAGATCGAAATCAAGTTCATTCAAGACAAGTCAAGACGTCACATCACATTTTCCAAACGTAAGGCCGGTATCATGAAAAAGGCCTATGAATTATCTGTTTTGACTGGAACTCAAGTACTATTGTTGGTAGTGTCTGAAACTGGTCTTGTATATACGTTTACCACTCCCAAACTACAACCTTTGGTGACCAAACCCGAGGGCAAGAACTTGATTCAAGCTTGTTTGAATGCTCCTGAAGACCCTCAACAGAatggtcaacaacaacagcaacaagctGCTCAACAGGCCGCTGCTCAGCAAGTAGCAGCTCAACAAgtccagcaacagcaacaacaaccacaacagcTACCgcctcatcaacaacaacaattgaACGACCCTGCCAGCTTAGGCGGTTTGGCTCCCCATGCCCAAGGCGGTTTAGACGACCACTCTCACTTGGCTGGTCGTGGCGGTGTCCCCGGCCAAGCTGGCGgtttggcagctgctggcggCATGTACATGTCACCAGAACAAGCTGCCGCGTATAACCAATATTTAGGACTccctcatcaacaacaaacacaaaGGGGATACTTGCCACAGCACCCCCATTTGCAGTCTCGACCACAGTAA